One window of the Ictidomys tridecemlineatus isolate mIctTri1 chromosome 11, mIctTri1.hap1, whole genome shotgun sequence genome contains the following:
- the LOC144368116 gene encoding rho GTPase-activating protein 29-like, with protein MAKVAATHKFRKWRCPARCGYCERIVIFRGLKCEECLLVCHKKCMANLTIVCGHRRLRGKMHLFGAELSCVAKKEPDGIPFIIKMCTLEIEKTALCLQGIYRVSGNKAKIAILCQALENGRHLVDLTEFSSHDICEVLKFYLQQLPEPLVLFQWYQEFMELANIIQHINQEQDTKRDNSEDNTSPNMCTEEQDTKRDNSEDNTSPNMCTEINQIVLKTKDLLRKLPPSNFNTLHYLIIHLRRVVDHSEENLMNSKNLGVVFGPCIMRPRPTTTPGTISSALVAYANQALLVEFFITNAQMIFDESLEPQNVSSNTDVVAPHVDISPPSKPIISTEHSTKSQYFSTKQDIHTADIEIKNYELATSFEESECKQNALEKWDACLIDHKELESSSQKMENMCKTTKPLSLKSDVTTNDIQRPMPSPKIRCFLLRATAKGAPANFQLPASFRLPQQHLADWLLCGDVHWAVSLPFRLPADDWLTAAPATSS; from the exons ATGGCAAAAGTAGCTGCCACCCATAAGTTCAGAAAATGGAGATGTCCAGCAAGATGTGGATACTGTGAACGCATTGTCATATTTCGAGGTCTTAAATGCGAAGAG TGTCTTCTTGTCTGCCATAAAAAATGCATGGCAAACTTAACCATCGTTTGCGGACATCGGAGACTTCGGGGGAAAATGCACTTATTTGGAGCAGAATTGTCCTGTGTTGCCAAAAAGGAGCCAGATGGCATTCCTTTCATAATCAAAATGTGTActttagaaattgaaaagactGCCTTGTGTTTACAA gGAATTTATCGAGTGAGTGGCAACAAGGCAAAAATCGCAATACTTTGTCAAGCTCTGGAAAACGGAAGGCATTTAGTAGACCTGACCGAATTTTCTTCACACGATATCTGTGAAGTGTTGAAGTTTTACCTTCAGCAG ctACCAGAACCACTGGTTTTATTCCAATGGTACCAGGAATTTATGGAGCTTGCAAATATCATCCAACATATTAACCAAGAACAGGACACCAAAAGGGACAACTCTGAAGACAACACATCTCCAAATATGTGTACGGAAGAACAGGACACCAAAAGGGACAACTCTGAAGACAACACATCTCCAAATATGTGTACGGAAATCAACCAAATTGTTCTCAAAACCAAGGACCTTCTAAGAAAATTGCCACCGTCCAATTTTAACACTCTACATTACCTTATCATCCATCTTAGGAG GGTTGTAGACCATTCTGAAGAGAACCtgatgaactcaaaaaacttgggGGTGGTATTTGGACCCTGTATCATGAGGCCCAGGCCTACAACCACTCCTGGTACCATCTCCTCCGCTCTTGTTGCTTATGCCAATCAGGCCCTGCTGGTGGAGTTCTTTATTACCAATGCACAGATGATCTTCGATGAGTCTCTAGAGCCACAAAATGTTTCATCTAATACTGACGTTGTTGCACCTCATGTGGATATAAGCCCTCCTTCCAAACCCATAATATCAACAGAACATTCCACAAAGTcacaatatttttctacaaagCAA GATATTCACACTGcagatattgaaattaaaaattatgaattggCTACATCATTTGAGGAATCAGAATGCAAGCAAAATGCATTGGAAAAATGGGATGCATGTCTCATTG ATCACAAAGAACTTGAATCATCATCACAAAAGATGGAAAATATGTGTAAAACCACAAAACCACTTAGTTTGAAATCTGATGTGACAACAAATGATATACAGAGGCCTATGCCAAGCCCCAAGATCAGATGtttcttgttgagagccacagccaaaggggccccagcaaacttccagctgccagcaagcttcagactgccccagcaacatctagctgattggctcctctgcggtgatgttcattgggctgtttccctgcccttcagactgccagctgatgattggctcacagcggcgccagcaacatctagctga